A region of Oceanicoccus sp. KOV_DT_Chl DNA encodes the following proteins:
- a CDS encoding carotenoid oxygenase family protein has protein sequence MNSNSGWMTSSAKVPSDLTGSFFRNGPGRLKLGDEEFKHWFDGDGMVARTTFIDGKVHFANKFIRTPKYVDETAAGKMLYRGFGGAPKGSILRRFAMPAQPANTGLIIHAGKFLALGEGGRPWALEADTLDTEGEYNYEGSLGKSNTFSAHGKKNPASGYYYNFGMKFGPKPSFDFYKISPSGKMVDRAVFALDHMPLLHDFALTENYAIFIQSSVGMSTNPIPILLGGSVAEAMLYDNRLRNKIIIINLHTLKLVDEIEIPPLASLHFGNAYEKNGEVHFDIIQTQESAYNTPTHKNEPMNIFDPNVDFKAGGGHYVRFIVNLRQGTARSERINDALLGEFPQWDWTQTTQENRYAVSCAYPENGPKTYFTGIQKIDRNTGKVEVHDFGNFRFTGEPLMVSKPGKTEDDFYILCYVYNGNEDKTEVVVIDSQNFDDEIAVIKLGHHMPQGFHGMFTPKCLSRYG, from the coding sequence ATGAATTCGAATTCTGGGTGGATGACATCGTCGGCAAAAGTACCCAGCGACTTAACCGGGTCTTTTTTCCGCAATGGCCCAGGCCGTTTAAAACTAGGCGATGAAGAATTCAAGCACTGGTTTGATGGCGACGGCATGGTGGCTCGCACCACCTTTATTGATGGCAAGGTGCATTTCGCCAACAAATTTATTCGCACCCCCAAGTACGTCGACGAGACTGCGGCCGGTAAAATGCTTTATCGCGGTTTTGGTGGCGCCCCCAAAGGCAGCATCCTTAGACGCTTTGCCATGCCTGCACAACCCGCCAATACCGGGTTGATCATTCATGCGGGCAAATTCCTTGCTCTAGGTGAAGGCGGTCGCCCCTGGGCACTCGAAGCCGACACTCTGGATACCGAAGGCGAATACAACTATGAAGGCAGCCTGGGCAAGTCCAATACCTTTAGTGCCCACGGCAAGAAAAACCCCGCTAGCGGTTACTACTATAACTTTGGTATGAAATTCGGCCCCAAGCCCAGCTTTGATTTTTATAAAATTTCGCCCAGCGGCAAAATGGTCGATCGCGCCGTGTTTGCACTGGACCATATGCCACTGCTGCACGATTTTGCGCTTACTGAAAACTACGCCATTTTTATTCAGTCATCGGTGGGCATGAGCACCAACCCCATTCCTATTTTGCTGGGTGGCTCAGTCGCTGAAGCCATGCTCTATGACAACCGCCTGCGCAATAAAATTATTATCATCAACCTGCACACACTCAAGTTGGTAGACGAAATTGAAATTCCACCACTGGCTTCCCTGCACTTTGGTAATGCCTACGAGAAAAATGGTGAAGTGCACTTTGATATCATCCAAACGCAGGAGTCCGCCTACAACACGCCAACCCATAAAAACGAACCGATGAACATTTTCGACCCCAATGTCGACTTCAAAGCCGGTGGCGGTCACTATGTGCGCTTTATTGTTAACTTACGCCAAGGCACCGCGCGCTCCGAACGTATCAACGATGCGCTGCTGGGCGAGTTCCCGCAATGGGACTGGACTCAAACCACTCAGGAAAACCGTTATGCCGTATCCTGTGCCTACCCGGAGAACGGCCCCAAAACCTACTTCACCGGCATTCAAAAAATTGATCGCAATACCGGCAAGGTAGAAGTCCACGACTTTGGTAACTTCCGTTTCACTGGCGAGCCACTGATGGTATCCAAGCCAGGCAAAACGGAAGATGATTTTTATATTCTCTGTTACGTCTATAACGGCAATGAAGATAAAACCGAAGTGGTGGTCATCGACAGCCAGAACTTTGACGACGAAATCGCTGTGATTAAATTGGGCCACCACATGCCACAGGGTTTCCACGGTATGTTCACACCAAAGTGTTTATCTAGGTATGGCTAG
- a CDS encoding PAS domain-containing methyl-accepting chemotaxis protein: MRNNQPVTQRENVFSADQRIVSSTTPTGVLTFVNQDFVDISGFAEEELLGQPHNLVRHPDMPAAAFKDLWATAKQDKPWMGIVKNRCKNGDHYWVDAFVTPMIEAGKTVGLQSVRLKPDAETVARAASLYQAINNGGSWWQTVTQLSLPLPVKLVMASVFSLLLGLLAGSAVGLSSQAGVASLLVVSAISASGLGYWISLPWTKAAKDSLAVFDNPLARQIYTGRGDELGQLQLAIKFLQAQQNTIIWRTTEEVSQLNVSAQSAGKMTAATEHNMRSLHQEVDLVATAMTEMTATVQEVAQNAARTSALTQGAYDQVHNGKRVVLHTKEIIAGLSAKITDSSSVIQALAADSERIGSVIDVIKGVAEQTNLLALNAAIEAARAGEMGRGFAVVADEVRGLAGKTQTSTEEISAMILSLQQAAQQAVNAMSVSQTAVNDCVEGSDKTVETFDAIIDNVNEINDMSTQIATAAEEQTSVSSEINTNIVNIYDSATSTLDGCGEIKSASDHLTTSVEKLNSMILQFGS, from the coding sequence ATGAGAAACAACCAGCCCGTTACCCAGCGCGAGAATGTTTTTAGTGCGGACCAGCGTATTGTCAGCAGTACCACGCCGACGGGAGTTCTCACTTTTGTCAATCAGGATTTTGTCGATATTAGTGGCTTTGCCGAAGAGGAGTTACTGGGTCAGCCCCATAATCTGGTGCGACATCCTGACATGCCTGCAGCTGCTTTTAAGGACTTATGGGCTACGGCCAAACAAGACAAGCCGTGGATGGGGATTGTGAAAAATCGCTGCAAGAATGGCGATCACTATTGGGTAGATGCTTTTGTAACGCCGATGATCGAAGCGGGTAAAACAGTCGGCCTGCAATCGGTACGACTAAAGCCTGACGCTGAAACCGTAGCGCGTGCAGCTAGTCTCTATCAGGCCATTAATAATGGTGGAAGTTGGTGGCAAACAGTTACTCAGCTGTCCTTGCCACTGCCAGTGAAATTGGTGATGGCAAGTGTGTTCTCATTGCTCTTGGGTTTGTTGGCTGGTAGTGCGGTAGGGTTATCGTCTCAGGCTGGTGTGGCTAGTTTATTAGTAGTGAGTGCAATCAGCGCTTCTGGTCTGGGCTATTGGATTAGTTTGCCATGGACGAAAGCTGCGAAAGACAGTTTGGCTGTTTTCGATAATCCGCTCGCACGGCAAATTTATACCGGTCGTGGCGATGAGCTGGGTCAGTTGCAGCTGGCGATCAAGTTTTTACAGGCGCAGCAAAATACGATTATCTGGCGTACTACTGAAGAGGTTAGCCAGTTAAATGTTTCAGCTCAGTCGGCTGGAAAGATGACCGCCGCTACTGAGCATAATATGCGCAGCTTGCATCAGGAGGTGGATTTGGTCGCGACCGCGATGACAGAGATGACTGCTACCGTGCAAGAGGTAGCACAAAATGCAGCAAGAACGTCGGCATTAACGCAAGGGGCTTACGACCAAGTACACAATGGCAAGCGCGTGGTGTTGCATACCAAAGAGATTATCGCTGGCTTATCCGCAAAAATTACTGACTCATCAAGTGTCATACAGGCGCTGGCTGCTGACAGTGAGCGCATTGGCAGTGTGATTGATGTGATTAAGGGTGTGGCTGAACAAACTAATTTGTTAGCGCTGAATGCGGCTATTGAGGCAGCCCGGGCAGGAGAAATGGGGCGAGGTTTTGCTGTGGTTGCTGACGAAGTGCGAGGGCTTGCGGGGAAAACCCAAACGTCCACCGAAGAAATTAGTGCAATGATATTGTCGTTGCAGCAGGCCGCGCAGCAAGCTGTTAACGCAATGTCGGTGAGCCAGACGGCGGTTAATGATTGTGTGGAGGGTTCTGATAAAACCGTCGAGACTTTTGATGCCATCATCGATAACGTCAATGAAATTAATGATATGAGTACTCAAATTGCTACCGCTGCAGAAGAGCAAACCTCGGTTTCCTCTGAAATCAATACCAATATCGTTAATATCTATGACAGTGCCACCTCAACCCTGGATGGCTGTGGTGAAATTAAAAGCGCCAGCGACCACCTGACAACGAGTGTTGAAAAACTGAATAGTATGATCCTGCAGTTTGGTAGTTAA
- a CDS encoding GNAT family N-acetyltransferase has protein sequence MSAWRRGALLWCPNVDEISWWVMAGVGMEFEWALDDDGETLAELRVLAMRESLEAIGRFKPERARQRFLDRFDPTNTRKVFINGELVAFYVVLDKVDYLLLDHLYVHPDYQGRKIGSNILAEVIASAREKGKDIRLGALKGSRSNDFYKAHGFTRTHTEEYDNFYAYNIR, from the coding sequence ATGAGCGCTTGGCGAAGAGGGGCGCTGTTGTGGTGTCCGAATGTGGATGAGATTAGTTGGTGGGTGATGGCAGGGGTGGGCATGGAGTTTGAGTGGGCATTAGACGACGATGGCGAGACGTTGGCGGAGCTGCGTGTGTTGGCAATGCGCGAAAGTCTCGAAGCTATTGGCCGGTTTAAACCGGAGCGTGCCAGACAGCGGTTTCTTGATCGGTTTGATCCGACTAATACGCGTAAAGTGTTTATTAACGGGGAGTTGGTCGCATTCTATGTCGTGCTGGATAAAGTGGATTATCTGCTGCTTGATCATTTATATGTACACCCGGATTACCAAGGTAGAAAAATTGGTTCAAATATTCTAGCCGAGGTCATAGCCAGTGCGCGTGAAAAAGGCAAAGATATACGATTGGGGGCGTTGAAAGGGAGTCGCTCCAATGACTTTTATAAGGCCCACGGTTTTACCCGGACGCATACTGAGGAGTACGACAATTTCTATGCGTATAACATTAGATAA
- a CDS encoding nuclear transport factor 2 family protein translates to MNSINHSNPIEDEFGLRRLQASYTDAVNRFDADSWIDCWADNATWNLTGTPVTGKDNILNLWQQMMSSFEFALLMPNSYLFDVNGNTATGHCYLHEYLGDKSGSTSTILSRYLDTYHKENGRWYFQTRDYHMIYNAAGNLNGAYQAL, encoded by the coding sequence ATGAACAGCATCAATCATAGCAACCCGATTGAGGACGAGTTTGGCCTGCGCCGGCTACAGGCAAGCTACACCGATGCGGTCAACCGCTTTGACGCCGATAGCTGGATTGATTGCTGGGCCGACAACGCCACCTGGAACCTCACCGGCACTCCCGTCACCGGCAAAGACAACATCCTGAACCTATGGCAGCAAATGATGAGCAGCTTTGAATTCGCCCTGCTGATGCCAAACTCCTATCTATTTGATGTCAATGGCAATACCGCTACCGGTCACTGTTACCTGCATGAATATCTCGGCGACAAATCTGGCAGCACCAGCACCATCCTCAGCCGCTATCTTGATACCTATCACAAAGAGAATGGCCGCTGGTATTTTCAAACCAGAGACTACCATATGATCTATAACGCTGCGGGGAATCTTAACGGGGCGTACCAGGCCCTGTAA
- a CDS encoding carotenoid oxygenase family protein, whose amino-acid sequence MDLSAFPYLQGNYAPVTEESDFGPDELRVEGTIPKKLLGAFMRDGANVAYQPNHYVYPLDGDGMVHAVYLKDGEATYKNRWVETSHLKTERQFDRLIYGSVGKLLEVPQDVIDAGGEPSPVRNTANTNVLYHGGKLFAMWEGGFPHELNNDLTTVGLYDYDGLLTAGDALTAHPKICPDSGDLITCTQRWDSSNYWVQIIDKHGKHKKTIPVELERKGIIHDLQITENYVIIFYAPAFHSVEKAMKGENPFMWEPERGTKIIAIPRDGSGKNVIYETDAFFSWHFCNGFEQGGKIIIDYVWINSIPFTQEQGTGVEKQPRRMYRMTLDKVTKQVTNERFSDVFCEFSRIDERYMGKSYRYGFAASANHEWADAHGYNCTGRYDFETGETKLWDYGPEANAGEPVHVPNPDSPREEDGWIMCYVFNPGEGQYLSIMSAGDFDNGPVAKVYIPTRVPNGFHANWMQHLTLA is encoded by the coding sequence ATGGATTTAAGTGCTTTTCCCTATTTGCAGGGCAATTATGCGCCGGTTACAGAAGAGAGTGATTTTGGTCCTGACGAGTTAAGAGTTGAGGGTACAATCCCGAAGAAACTGCTCGGTGCCTTTATGCGCGACGGGGCTAATGTGGCTTATCAACCTAATCACTATGTCTACCCTCTGGACGGTGACGGTATGGTGCACGCGGTCTACCTTAAAGACGGTGAAGCCACCTATAAAAATCGCTGGGTTGAAACCAGTCATTTAAAAACCGAGCGTCAATTTGATCGCCTGATTTACGGCAGTGTCGGCAAGTTATTGGAGGTGCCGCAGGACGTTATTGATGCCGGTGGCGAGCCAAGCCCCGTTCGTAATACCGCCAATACCAATGTGCTCTACCACGGCGGTAAATTATTCGCGATGTGGGAAGGTGGTTTTCCTCACGAGCTAAATAACGATTTAACTACCGTTGGTCTTTACGATTATGACGGCTTGCTCACCGCAGGCGATGCGCTGACTGCCCATCCCAAAATTTGCCCCGATAGCGGTGATTTGATCACCTGTACCCAGCGTTGGGATAGCTCAAATTACTGGGTACAAATTATTGATAAGCATGGCAAGCATAAGAAAACGATTCCGGTTGAGCTGGAGCGTAAAGGTATTATTCACGACCTACAAATCACTGAAAATTATGTCATCATTTTTTATGCGCCTGCATTTCATAGTGTAGAAAAGGCGATGAAGGGCGAGAACCCCTTTATGTGGGAGCCGGAAAGAGGCACCAAAATTATCGCGATTCCGCGTGATGGCTCCGGCAAGAATGTGATCTACGAAACCGATGCTTTTTTTAGCTGGCATTTTTGTAATGGTTTTGAGCAGGGTGGCAAAATCATTATTGATTATGTGTGGATCAATTCAATTCCATTTACTCAAGAGCAGGGTACGGGCGTTGAGAAGCAGCCACGCCGTATGTACCGTATGACCTTGGATAAAGTCACCAAGCAAGTTACCAATGAGCGGTTCTCGGATGTTTTCTGTGAGTTTTCGCGTATTGATGAGCGCTATATGGGTAAGTCATACCGCTATGGTTTTGCGGCCTCTGCCAATCATGAGTGGGCGGATGCCCATGGTTACAATTGCACTGGCCGTTACGATTTTGAAACGGGTGAAACCAAGTTGTGGGATTACGGCCCGGAAGCCAATGCCGGTGAGCCGGTGCATGTGCCTAACCCGGACAGTCCGCGTGAAGAAGATGGCTGGATTATGTGTTATGTGTTTAATCCTGGTGAGGGACAGTATTTATCG